A genomic stretch from Bacteroidota bacterium includes:
- a CDS encoding YeeE/YedE thiosulfate transporter family protein: MLDALLQPWPWYVAGPLIGLMVPLLLLVGGRAFGVSANLRHLCAATLPTRLPFLRYDWRGSGLWNLTFALGIVLGGAFAATVLADPDPVNLAAATVAHLRSLGIEDLSGLVPAELVSWQALGTVPGLLVIVGGGFLVGFGARYAGGCTSGHAISGLANLQVPSLVAVLGFFAGGLLLTYVLLPILL, translated from the coding sequence ATGCTTGACGCCCTCTTGCAGCCGTGGCCCTGGTATGTTGCCGGACCGCTCATCGGACTGATGGTGCCGCTGCTGCTGCTCGTCGGCGGACGCGCCTTCGGCGTCTCGGCCAACCTGCGCCACCTATGTGCGGCCACCCTCCCGACTCGCCTGCCGTTCCTGCGCTACGATTGGCGCGGGTCAGGCCTCTGGAACCTCACCTTCGCGCTCGGGATCGTTCTCGGCGGCGCGTTCGCGGCGACCGTGCTCGCTGACCCCGACCCCGTCAACCTCGCCGCGGCGACCGTCGCCCACCTCCGCTCGCTCGGCATCGAGGACCTGAGCGGTCTGGTGCCAGCGGAGCTGGTGAGCTGGCAGGCGCTCGGCACCGTGCCGGGCCTCCTCGTCATCGTGGGCGGCGGCTTCCTAGTGGGCTTCGGCGCGCGCTACGCAGGCGGCTGCACGAGCGGCCACGCCATCAGCGGCCTCGCCAACCTCCAGGTGCCCTCGCTCGTGGCCGTGCTGGGCTTCTTCGCCGGCGGCCTCCTGCTCACCTACGTCCTCCTCCCGATCCTGCTCTAG
- a CDS encoding peptidoglycan recognition family protein, giving the protein MLDPPEPASVDRAGWNAAPTRPMADNGPIRHVTVHHTYTEVGPDGEAAHVHAIQTMHQGGERQWGDIAYHYLIGPSGTVYVGRDEAFVPASGTVYLPDALRDAAGQDSLGGTAITTPPEKAGTPMTPPGASAGHVTISVIGNYEEALPPPAQRTALVRLVADRLHAHGLTVDDVRFHREVAVGTACPGQALYDWFRGPTRTHPDRGDGLRQVEVALAVLQD; this is encoded by the coding sequence TTGCTCGACCCTCCCGAGCCCGCTTCTGTTGACCGGGCTGGATGGAATGCCGCGCCGACTCGCCCGATGGCCGACAACGGGCCGATCCGCCACGTGACGGTGCACCACACCTACACCGAGGTAGGCCCCGACGGTGAGGCGGCGCACGTGCACGCGATCCAGACCATGCACCAGGGCGGCGAACGGCAATGGGGCGATATCGCCTACCACTACCTCATCGGGCCTTCCGGAACGGTGTATGTCGGGCGCGACGAGGCGTTCGTCCCCGCGAGCGGCACCGTCTACCTCCCCGACGCGCTCCGCGATGCCGCCGGCCAGGACAGCCTCGGCGGCACGGCCATCACGACGCCGCCCGAGAAGGCCGGCACGCCGATGACGCCGCCGGGAGCCTCAGCCGGACACGTCACGATCTCTGTCATCGGCAACTACGAGGAGGCGCTGCCGCCGCCCGCCCAGCGCACCGCGCTCGTGCGCCTCGTCGCAGACCGCCTGCATGCCCACGGTTTGACTGTGGACGATGTGCGCTTCCACCGCGAGGTGGCGGTTGGGACCGCGTGTCCGGGCCAGGCGCTCTACGACTGGTTCCGAGGCCCGACGCGCACGCACCCCGATCGCGGCGACGGGCTGAGGCAGGTCGAGGTCGCCCTCGCAGTGCTGCAGGATTGA
- a CDS encoding DUF6691 family protein, which yields MSTTTLPRPPHLRAPEPDASGQHPEACLDTPQVASPTPERRISLGGLVVYLFLGAFFGVVLVKSEVASWFRIQEMFRFDSVHMYGVIGSALAVAALSLYFIRRVGAKTFGGKPITIDQKAWGPSRLPGARYWIGGTLFGLGWGLLGACPGPMFALLGTGLSVIVVALLSAMAGTWAYAALRDRLPH from the coding sequence ATGTCTACCACCACGCTCCCCCGCCCGCCCCACCTGCGCGCTCCCGAGCCCGATGCCTCAGGGCAGCATCCAGAAGCCTGTCTCGACACTCCGCAGGTCGCTTCACCGACGCCGGAGCGCCGTATCTCGCTCGGCGGCCTCGTCGTCTACCTCTTCCTCGGCGCGTTCTTTGGCGTCGTGCTCGTCAAGAGCGAGGTCGCCTCGTGGTTTCGCATCCAGGAGATGTTTCGCTTCGACAGCGTCCACATGTACGGCGTGATCGGCAGCGCGTTGGCCGTTGCCGCGCTGAGCTTGTACTTCATCCGGCGCGTGGGGGCGAAGACCTTCGGCGGGAAGCCCATCACCATCGACCAGAAGGCCTGGGGGCCGAGTCGCCTCCCCGGCGCACGCTACTGGATCGGCGGCACCCTGTTTGGCCTCGGATGGGGGCTCCTAGGCGCGTGCCCTGGCCCGATGTTCGCCCTCCTCGGCACCGGCCTCAGCGTGATCGTCGTGGCGCTCCTGAGCGCGATGGCAGGGACGTGGGCCTATGCTGCGCTCCGCGACCGCCTACCCCACTGA